One Thermoplasmata archaeon DNA segment encodes these proteins:
- a CDS encoding TIGR04053 family radical SAM/SPASM domain-containing protein, translated as MTPHPGGPQGHHPRDYSQAPLLLFWEMTRACPLSCVHCRASAIPDPLPGELSPAEGRRLLDQVASFGEHPPTVIFTGGDPLRRQDLFDLLSYARDLGLRFGVSPAVSQGLTRDTLSRLADAGASALSLSLDGSRPETHDAIRRQNGTFERTLQAAGEARDLGLRVQINTTVMAETVGELPEIFHILRQLDVRAWELFFLIKVGRGAEGDTHDLPPAGCESVANFLYDASRYGITVRTVEAPFLRRVLRMREERGEYWDDPLYRTLRSDLIALEGAPSMPSGLAPVGTLDGDGILFVANDGTVYPGGLLPYALGNIKDGDLPSIYRSHELLRQIRRRAFTGACGACSLRQACGGSRARAYATTGDALASDPACVWTSAAFADGG; from the coding sequence ATGACCCCCCATCCCGGAGGTCCGCAGGGACACCACCCCCGAGATTACTCCCAGGCACCCCTCCTCCTCTTTTGGGAGATGACACGGGCCTGCCCCTTGTCCTGCGTCCACTGCCGGGCCTCCGCGATCCCGGATCCCCTGCCCGGCGAACTATCCCCCGCCGAGGGACGCCGTCTCCTCGACCAAGTAGCATCCTTTGGCGAGCACCCCCCCACGGTGATCTTCACCGGAGGCGATCCCCTGCGACGGCAGGATCTGTTCGATCTCCTCTCGTACGCTCGGGACCTCGGCCTGCGCTTCGGCGTGTCGCCCGCGGTCTCGCAGGGACTCACCCGCGACACGCTCTCGCGGCTGGCCGACGCGGGCGCATCCGCGCTCTCCCTCAGTCTGGACGGCTCCCGTCCTGAGACCCACGACGCAATCCGTCGACAGAACGGGACCTTCGAGCGCACGTTGCAAGCGGCCGGGGAGGCCCGGGACCTCGGACTCCGCGTACAGATCAACACCACCGTGATGGCCGAGACCGTCGGAGAGCTCCCGGAAATCTTCCATATCCTTCGGCAGCTCGATGTCCGCGCGTGGGAGCTCTTCTTCCTCATCAAGGTCGGCCGGGGGGCGGAGGGAGATACCCACGACCTGCCGCCCGCCGGGTGCGAGAGTGTCGCGAACTTCCTGTACGACGCCTCCCGGTATGGGATCACGGTCCGCACCGTGGAGGCCCCATTCCTGCGACGTGTCCTTCGGATGCGGGAGGAACGGGGTGAGTATTGGGACGACCCGCTGTACCGCACCCTCCGCTCGGACCTCATCGCGTTGGAAGGAGCACCGAGCATGCCATCGGGACTCGCGCCGGTAGGCACCCTCGACGGGGACGGGATCCTCTTTGTAGCCAACGACGGGACCGTGTACCCCGGAGGGCTCCTCCCCTACGCGCTGGGAAACATCAAGGACGGGGACCTGCCCTCGATCTACCGATCCCACGAGCTCCTGCGACAGATCCGGCGAAGGGCGTTCACGGGCGCGTGCGGCGCCTGCTCCTTACGGCAGGCTTGCGGAGGAAGCCGGGCTCGGGCATACGCCACCACAGGTGACGCCCTCGCCTCGGATCCCGCATGCGTGTGGACCTCGGCCGCCTTCGCCGACGGTGGCTGA
- the hemG gene encoding protoporphyrinogen oxidase, with product MTRHVVILGGGVTGLAAAYRLRRTVPSSDDLAITLVERRSRLGGSIGTERHEGYLIESGVDSFFTLKTAAVELSGTLGLRGRLQGPAHRRVYVARRGRLVPLPEGLALLTTPRLGPMVRSSLLSMRGKVRLAVEPLVPARRERGDESLASFVRRRLGREALERIADPLVAGIHAGDPERLSMSSLLPQFLAYEREHGSVFRGLQAAARSRPARDPTLPGPFATFPNGMTELVDALVAQTPDVEWRPVTQALAVERGRQGGFEIPLDDGSALRSEAVLLATPAPVSARLLAGLEPKLADALLAIPYASSAVIALAFSADACRPLDGSGLLVPRTEGVHLKACTWVSSKFEGRAPSGHVLLRAFYGGVREASVLDRPDDALADLAVQELTPLLSLRGPPEFARVHRWQNAHPQYDVDHMERVAAIESARTNVPGLFLAGSAYRGIGVPDCIEDADRAARGVTSFLSAVTEAIAPMEATA from the coding sequence GTGACGCGGCACGTCGTGATCCTCGGTGGCGGCGTGACCGGCCTTGCGGCCGCCTACCGGTTGCGACGGACGGTTCCCTCTTCGGACGACCTCGCGATCACCCTCGTGGAGCGGAGGAGCCGCCTCGGTGGGTCCATCGGGACGGAGCGGCACGAGGGCTATCTCATCGAGAGCGGTGTCGACTCCTTCTTCACCCTGAAGACGGCGGCGGTCGAGCTCTCCGGCACGCTGGGCCTGCGGGGGCGACTCCAGGGCCCCGCTCACCGCCGGGTCTACGTGGCGCGTCGCGGCCGTCTCGTGCCCCTCCCGGAGGGACTCGCACTGCTGACCACGCCCCGGCTCGGCCCCATGGTGCGAAGTTCCCTCCTCTCCATGCGAGGGAAGGTCCGCCTCGCGGTCGAGCCGCTCGTTCCGGCACGAAGGGAGCGCGGAGATGAGAGCCTCGCTTCTTTCGTCCGTCGGCGATTGGGACGAGAGGCTCTGGAGCGGATCGCCGATCCTCTCGTGGCCGGTATCCACGCCGGGGACCCGGAGCGGCTGAGCATGTCGAGCCTACTGCCTCAGTTCCTCGCCTACGAGCGGGAGCATGGCAGCGTCTTCCGTGGTCTTCAGGCGGCGGCACGGTCACGACCCGCCCGAGATCCCACCCTCCCGGGGCCGTTCGCCACCTTCCCCAACGGGATGACAGAGCTCGTGGATGCCCTCGTGGCACAGACCCCCGATGTGGAGTGGAGACCCGTCACCCAGGCCCTCGCCGTCGAGCGGGGGAGGCAGGGGGGCTTCGAGATCCCCCTCGACGACGGGAGCGCTCTCCGCTCGGAGGCCGTCCTCCTGGCCACTCCCGCTCCCGTTTCCGCACGGCTCCTCGCGGGGCTCGAACCGAAGCTGGCGGACGCACTCCTCGCCATCCCGTACGCCTCCTCGGCGGTGATCGCACTCGCCTTTTCCGCGGATGCCTGTCGGCCACTGGACGGGTCCGGCCTCCTCGTGCCGCGCACGGAAGGTGTCCACCTCAAGGCCTGCACATGGGTCTCCTCCAAGTTCGAGGGACGGGCTCCCTCCGGGCACGTCCTGCTGCGGGCGTTCTACGGCGGGGTACGAGAAGCCTCCGTACTGGATCGACCCGATGACGCGCTCGCGGACCTGGCCGTTCAGGAACTGACGCCTCTCCTGAGCCTTCGTGGACCTCCGGAGTTCGCCCGGGTCCACCGATGGCAGAACGCCCATCCCCAGTACGACGTCGATCACATGGAGCGAGTGGCTGCCATCGAGTCCGCGCGAACCAACGTGCCGGGCCTCTTCCTGGCGGGCAGCGCGTATCGCGGCATCGGCGTCCCCGATTGCATCGAGGATGCGGACCGGGCCGCACGAGGCGTGACCTCCTTCCTATCCGCGGTCACGGAGGCGATCGCGCCCATGGAGGCAACCGCATGA